In Exiguobacterium sp. 9-2, the genomic window TAAGGAACGTGGTAACCAATCGATTTTACGAAGCCCATCTAAAATAGCTCCTCGAATCCGAAAGGCGGCATACGTGTCGAATTTATTATTATGATTTTGATCGAATTTTTGAAGCGCATCGTACAATCCCATCATCCCTAAACTTTTCAACTCGTCTCGATCGACACTTTTAGGCAATGTCGCACTTAAACGCTGAACGTGGTATTGAACAAGTGGTTCATAATTGTGAAGTAACAGGTCTGCCACCGCAATATCGCGTGTGGTCAGCCATCGATCCCAAAGTTGTTGTAATTCCTCACGCATGACCATTCCTCCTCTAGATTTCCAGCGTCCCGACATTCACCGTCCGGATGACGAGACGCCCTGATTGTGAGTGGAACTCGATCGTTCGTCCATTCGTGCCGCCAACATCTTCAGCAACGAGTGGAATTTTGACTTGTTGAAGCATTGCTTTGACCGCAGCGATGTTTCGCTCACCGATCCGCATTGATTCATGTTCATATTTAAATTGAAACATCTGAGCCCCACCAGCAATCTTCGCACGTAATCGGATGGCACCACTTGCTCGAAGTTGGCGGGCTACTTCTAGAATTGCCGTATCGGCAAACTTCCCGACTTCAAGCTCCCGATTCCGACTGATAGCTGAATCAGGTAACATGACATGCGCCATACTCGATAACCCTTGTTCCAGGTCGTAGATGACAACGCCTACACACGATCCAAGACCTGCCGTTCGTAAAATGACGGGGTGCTTACTGATGGCGTACTCCGCAATGCCAATCCGTACGATTTCATCCATTCATGTCCACACCCAATCGTTCAAAGACCGTCTGAAAGGCGTTAGCTTCAGGCAACAAAAGTAAATGTCCGGTCAAATCGTTTCCTGCACTAGACAAGTGCGTGTCAATATAGACAGCCATATTTCCAGGAGTCGTTGATTCAAGTAAGGCTACTTCAAGTAACGCACCTACCATATCAAACGCCGATGCAGGAACACTGACATGTAACGATAAGTTAAGCCAATCGGAGATAGCCCGAGCATACGCTCCTATTAAAATATTCCCAATTTCTTCCCATGCGGAAACCCCCATTTCGTGGGACTCGGAAAAAAAATGGAATTCCGTCTGCATCAATTGACTCACAAGTTTTTCTGCATCGCGTAGTGGCATCAAAAAGAGTAACGTGGCTTGAATGTCTCCAGAAAAACGTAATAATGCACCAGCAGTATACGTCTCAGCTCCTCCACTTCGCTCGACGATCGTCGTGAAATCCTCCAGCTCAGCGGAAGGGACTTCGATCTCAATCGGCTGTCCGAGTAAAGTAGAAAGTGCCGTTGCCGCGTGACCGGCTCCAATGTTGCCGACTTCTCTCAAGATGTCACGTTCGTTTGGGTTAAGCATGAACGATGTCCTCAAATAAGCGATTCGGTTCAATCAACGAGAACAATTGCTGATCGCCTTTGGCGACTGCAGTCAAATATGAGGCATCCTCCTGCTTTTGTTCACTGAGCGGTTCAATGCGAACATCCGTTGATTCGACGACTTCGTTTGCCCGGTCGACGATGAATCCAGCATCTCCATGCTCTAAAGTGGCGATGATGATGCGTGTCTCTTCTGTCTCTTTCGCTAACTCGAATCCAAGACGAGCACGCAAATCAATCACGGGCGTAACGACACCGCGTAAATTGATGACTCCTTTGACATAAGATGCAGCGTTCGGAATCCGCGTGATCGGGATGAGCCGTTCGATTGAACGAACAGACTGTACATCAATACCGTATGCATTATCTTCTAATTGAAAAACAACCCATTTTTGTTCCATCTTCGTTCCCCTCACTTCCGTAATAGTGCATTGCTGTCAATGATCAACGCGACTTGCCCGTCTCCAAGAATCGTCGCACCAGAAATGGCACGGATTCCTTCAAGATAACTGCCAAGTGGTTTCATGACGATCTCTTGTTGACCAATCAATTCAGATACAATCAAACCAGCTAATTTTTCACCACTCCGGACGACGACGACCGAATAGGCTTCTGCCTCATGTTGCGGCAACCCATAAACCTCATTTAACGAAATAAGCGGAACCAACTGCCCACGGAAATCAAATACTTTTTCCCGGTGTGCTTGTAGAATGGCTGATTTACGTAAAGAGGTTGTTTCGATGATGGCAGTCAATGGAATCGCATACGTCTCTTGTCCGAGTTCTACGAGCATGGCTGAGATGATCGATAGCGTCAGTGGTAAACTGATTCGGAAAATCGTTCCTTCTCCTCGACGTGTCTCGACGAACACTTCTCCGCCCAGTGACTCGATCTTCGATTTGACGACATCGAGACCAACACCACGACCAGACAAGTCGGTGACTTCTTCTGCCGTTGAGAAACCAGGTGCAAATAACAGCATCGAAGCCTCTTCCATCGTTAATTGCATTGCTTCTTCTTCCGTGATCAATCCTTTTTCAATCGCGATCCGTGTGACACGTTCGTGATTGATACCGGCTCCATCATCTTCAATCTCGATGAAGACCCGGTTTCCTGAGTGATAAGCACGTAGCGAAAGATTTCCTTCGACCGGCTTATTTGCTAAAATACGTTCTGCCTTGTTCTCAATCCCATGATCAATGGCATTTCGGATCAAGTGGACGAGTGGATCACCGATCTCATCGATAACTGTACGGTCAAGTTCCGTCTCGGCACCCGTAATGTGTAATTTGATATGTTTTCCGACATCTTTCGAAACGGAACGCACCATTCGTGGGAATCGGTTGAACACTTGTTCGATCGGCATCATCCGTAACGTTAGGACGAGCGATTGCAATTCATTCGTACCTCGTTTGATCCGTTCGACCGTATCTGTCAATTCAGGTGAGCTGACTTCTGCTGCAATACGCTCCAAACGTCCGCGATCGATGATGAACTCTTCGAACAGGTTCATCAAACGATCGATTCGCTCAAGGTTAACACGAATCGTTTTCGAAGCGACAGGCGCAGATAGGTCTGTCTGGTCGGATGATTCCGGTGAAGCTACTGATGCAGAGACTGATGTCGTCACAGGAACTTCCTGCGGCAGTGTGGACGTCGCCACCTCCGCTTCAGGTGTTGTCTCGAATGTGTCGATCGTTACTGTCGCAACTTCGGATACAGAAGCAATCGCTTCTTGAATCGTCACCTGATCTTGTTGCGTCACGAACAAGACTGAGAACGTCGTCTCAAAATGCTCCTGCTCCAGTTCATCAGATGTCGGGTTCGATAAGATGACATCTCCGAGTTGTTGTAAACGATCAAACACCATATAAACGCGTGCCGCTTTTAAGATGACGTCCGCCGAGAGTTCGACGTGGACGATATACGCTTGATAACCGGATGCAATCGATTGTTTGACGACTGCCTCCGAGTAAACGTCGCACTCAAAGGTTTGTGAAGCAACTATAGGTGTAACTGGAACGATTTCTTCTTGCTCGGGACGAATGAACTGCTGTAAACGTCTCACTGTTTCAGTGACGTCAAGCTTTCCTTTCCCACCTCGACTGATGTCTTCTACCATCGTCTCTAGTTGCTCGGCGGCTACGAAGAGAACATCGATCAGTTCAGCAGTAGCAGGTTGTTTTTTCGATCTGACTAAATCAAGGGCACTCTCCATCTCGTGCGTTAAATCAGCGATTGCGTCGTATCCCATCGTTCCTGCCATTCCTTTTAACGTATGGGCAGAACGGAAAATTTGATCGATGACCGCCTCGTCGTCTCGCCGCTCCTCAAAAACTAATAAGCTTGTATTGATTGCTTGTAAATGCTCCATCGACTCATCGAGGAACAACCCTACATATTCATTTAAGTCCATGACTGATACCCTCCTTTAATCTTAACGGACATGATCTTTTCTTTTTTTCAGACGATGTAACAATCGATCTAAAAACTTCCGTTCCTTGACTTGTACACCTGTTAACGATGTCGTGATGTGATCGAGCCGCCAACTGACGTCGCTCGTTCGATCCATTAAATAAAATGGCATCTGTGCCTTGACTGCTTTAACGACTGTCGCATCTTCTGGTAAAAAACCGGTAAAGCGAAGAGGTTTTTGCAAGAACTGTTGGCTGACAAGTGCTAATCGATCAAACGTTTCAAGCGCTTCCCCACCATTCGTCGCCCGATTGACAACAACGGAAATCGGAAGATCCGTCGCATGATGGTGTGCCAGTTTGACAAACGCATATCCGTCCATGATCGAAGTCGGCTCTGGCGTGACAATCAACCATGCTTCGTCTGCACTACTGATGAAATCAAATGTCTGATGATTCGCACCGGCTCCTAAATCGAGTAACACATAGTCATATTCATAGAAAAATTGGAACTCCCGTAGAAGGAACATCACGTCTTCCTTCGTCAGATTCGTCAATTCTGCAAAACCACTTCCGCCATGAATGAAATGAAGAGACGGAGACTGTTCCACGATTGCGTGCTGGAGTGATTCTCGTCGTTTGACGCATTCCATTAAAGATGACTTCGACGATTTACCGAATAGAATCCCGATGTTCGCCATTCCAATATCAAGATCAATCAAAAGCACTCGTTTTTCTTGCAACGATAATGCCACGCCAAGATTCACCGCGACATTCGTTTTTCCGACGCCACCTTTTCCACTCACGATGGCAATCGTCTTCGTTTCCTTGACGGTCACTTTAGATCGTAAGACACGTGCTTGATCTTCTCGCATCATCTCATCCCTCTCTCGACAATCATTCGGGATAACTCATCCGCCGTAGCGAACGTGATGTCTTCCGGCACTTCTTGCCCCGTCGTCACACAATAGATCGGCAACTTCGTCTCGGTCGCGAGTCCGAATATCGACCAGAGTTCACTTGTTTCATCTGCTTTCGAAAAGACGATTCCGGATAAAGGAATCTTGCCGAAACGGTCGTGGATTTGTAATAAATCTCGGTATTTCGAGGTCAAACTAAGAACCAAAAATACATCCGTATCCGCAAAATCATGCCGACTTCGTAACTGCTCCACATACGCTTCGTCTAAGAAATTTCGCCCCGCTGTATCGACAAGTACGATGTCACACGATGCTAACGCCTGCTTGGCTCGTTCGAAATCATCCAAGTCATATGCGACATGAATCGGAATGCCTAATATGTCTGCATATGTTTTTAATTGTTCAATCGCTGAGATCCGGTATGTATCGGTCGTGATGAGTCCAACTCGTTGATTTTTAATGAGAGCATGGTGAGCAGCAAGCTTAGCGATGGTCGTTGTCTTTCCGACACCAGTCGGTCCTGTCAACATGACATACCGTGCAGTCGACGGTGTCACGCGTAATGACGCTTTCACTTCTTCCGTCAAGAGATCCGTTAACTCCGTTTGTTGTGTTTGATAATACGCAGTCAATAACCGTTCGTGTAATCGTTCAGATACCTGCTGTAACGCTGGTTCAGCCAGTAACGGCGCATAATGTCGCAATTCTTTTGGCAATGGTCGCTCGCCGACCGTAACAATCGTCGGACGCACTGGTACTGGTTGGATAATTTCCACAACCTCCTGTCGACTCGTTGCTTGCTTCGAGACGACAGGTTCGCTTGAGACATGTTCATCCACCGATGCAACCAATTCCACTTTTTTCTTCGCAAATAAACCAAAGAATCCGCCCACTTTGATGTGGCGAGTATTTAATATAATGGCATCGTTCCCGAGTTCGCGTTTGATCCGTTCCATGGCCTCGCTAACAGAATCCGCCGTGACTTTTTTGACTATCATCTCTTAAATCACCCCAATACTCTTGACTTCGATCGTCGGCATTAATTCGTTATAGGACAAAATCGGAATATCTGGAAAATAGCGTTCTGTCAATTGACGAACGAACATCCGGATACTTGGAGAAGTCAGGATGATCGGATGCGCCCCGTATCGTTCGAATTCCATTGCTCGCTCTTGCAACGTCTCGATGAAACGTGTCGCCTTTTCGGGATCAAGCGCTAAATAATTACCGAACTCAGTCTTTTGGATGGCCGACTGGATATCCAGTTCCATCTCACTTGAGATCGTCACGACGTGCAAGACATCTCCTTGCATGACCTGTTCCGTAATTTGACGCGATAAGGATTGACGAACATATTCCGCGAGCAATTCGCTGTCTTTCGTCACAGCTGCATAATCTGCGAGCGTTTCGAAAATCAATGGTAGATTTCGAATCGAGACTTTTTCTTTTAGTAATTGAACGAATACTTTTTGAAGTTCACCGATCGATAACAGCTGTGGTGTGACTTCTTCGACTAGAATCGGATGCGATTCCTTCAAATGATCGACCAATTGTTTCGTCTCTTCTCGTCCGAGTAATTCAGCGGCATGTTTCTTCAAGAGCTCCGTCAAATGTGTCGCGACGACAGATGGTGGATCAACGACCGTATACCCTGACATCTCTGCTCGACTACGTGTCTGTTCATCAATCCAGAGTGCTGGCATACCAAAGGCTGGTTCGACCGTTTCGATACCTCGAATTTCTGGATCATCGACACCTGGGCTCATCGCTAAGTAATGATCCAGTAAAAGCTCACCACTTGCCATCTCACTTCCGCGAATCTTGATTCGATACTGGTTCGGGGATAACTGCAGATGATCGCGAATCCGAACGGTCGGTAGAACGAATCCAAGTTCAAGCGCTAGCTGCCGACGAATCATGACGACACGATCGAGTAAATCGCCGCCTTGGGCTTCATCAGCGAGTGGAATCAATCCGTAACCGAATTCGAATTCAATCGTATCGACATTGAGTAAGGAAATGACTGATTCGCTTGATCGTAAGTTTTCACTCGGTGCTTCTTCGACCGCAACTTCTTCTTGCATCGTCTTCGTCGTCTGCTTCATCCGCCAAGCGAAGAAGCCGAACAGGGCTGCAATCGGCATCGTGACGTAGTCGGGAATCGCCGTGAACAATCCGAGAAAGAAGATCGCCCCAGCTGCGATTCCGACAAGTAAAGGTGTCCGTGCCAATTGACCGATGACATCCTCACCGAGGTTTCCGTCTGAAGTCGAGCGCGTGACGATGATCCCGGTCGCCACCGAAATTAAAAGGGCTGGGATTTGACTGACAAGACCGTCTCCGACCGTCAGTAACGTATACAGTTCGACTGAATCTGCCATCGGTAAACCTTGCTGAACGACACCGATGATCATTCCGAAGATTAAATTGATGATGACGATGATGATCCCGGCGATCGCATCTCCTTTAACGAACTTCGAGGCACCATCCATCGCACCGTAAAAGTCTGCTTCAGACTGGATTTTTTGGCGGCGGGTCCGAGCTTGTAATTCATCGATCATACCGGAATTCAAGTCAGCATCGATTGCCATCTGTTTCCCTGGCATCGCATCAAGCGTAAAACGTGCCGACACTTCCGAGACCCGTTCCGAACCCTTCGTGATGACGAGGAACTGGATTAAGACGAGAATCAAGAAGACGACGAAGCCGACGAGCGGCTTACCGCCGACCACAAAGTTACCGAAAGCCTCGATGACTTCGCCACCGTTTCCGTTTGACAGGATTGCCCGTGTTGTCGAGACGTTAAGCGCAAGACGAAACAAGGTAACGATCAATAACAATGTTGGAAAGACAGAAAACTCTAGTGCCTCTTTGGCATTCATCGCAACGAGCAATACCATCAAGGCAATGAGAATATTGATGATGATTAAAAAATCGAGCATGATAGCGGGCAGTGGAATGACGAGCATGAAGACGATCATGATGACGCCTAGCAGGACCGTTAAATCTCTTGTTGATATACTCATGATGCTTCATCCTTTCATTTTGCTTGTTTCAGTTGATAGACAAAGGCGAGTGTTTCAGCGAGCGCCTGATAGAACGTTTCATCCACTGCCATACCAATTTCTGATTGAGCGAACAACGCCCGCGCGAGCGGACGGTTTTCAACAATCGGGACCTCAGCTGCTGTCGCCTTCTCCCGAATCCGGAACGCGACAGCATCTACGCCTTTCGCAACGACGATCGGTGCCATATGTTTACCGTCATCGTATTGGATCGCTACCGCATAATGGGTCGGGTTCGTGATAACGACGTCGGCATTTGGTATTTCTTGCATCATCCGCCGCATCGCCATCTCCCGTTGTTGTTGTTTAATCTTTCCTTTGATTTGAGGGTCACCCTCTGTGTTTTTATGCTCATCCTTTAAATCCTGCTTACTCATTCGGATCGACTTCTCGAAATCAAATTTCTGATAGGCAAAATCAAGAATGGCTAATGCAATCAAGGCGATACTGACCGATAAACCGAGTAAAAATGTTAAATGACCAATGATAGCTAACGCATCGCCAATCGGTTCCGAGGTCAATCTCGAGATCTCGACCTTGTTGTTCCATAAGACTGTTCCACTTGTTACACCGATCACCAGCAATTTAAAGACCGATTTCAAAAACTCGACGAGTGCTTTGACGCTCACGATCCGTTTGACGCCTTGAAGCGGATTGATCCGGTCCAGTTTCGGCTGAATCGCCTCACCGCTTAAGAGCACACCGATTTGGACGAAGTTTCCGAGAATACCAATCACGACCGCTGTTAAAAAGAAAGGTGCGACTAAAATCCCCATTTGCATCAGCATCTCGATGAGAATCTGTTCAACTCGTCCTTCTTCGACCGCTTGCAGGACTTGACTAGCACTAAGACCATCTTGCAGGACGAGAACGAAACGCCGTCCTAGAAACGGACCAAAAAAATAGAGGACGAGAAACATGGCGAACAACATGAAACTGCTTGTTAAATCTGCTGATTTTGCGACTTGTCCCTTCTTACGGGAGTCATCCCGCTTTCGAGGTGTCGCCTTTTCCGTCTTTTCACCAGCGAAATACTGAAGATCAAGGCGTAATCGATATGAATGCATGTCCTCAACCTCCTAGTAATCGAATGGCATCTGCAAGTACATCCTGCAACAACGGAACGAATCGACCGATTCCTGTGATCGTTGCACCTGCTAATAAAAATAGAATCACATATCCCATCAGCAGTTTGACGGAAAAACCAATTGCAAAAATGTTGAACTGAGGTGCCGTCTTCGCGAGGAATCCGAGTGCGAGATCCACTAAAAATAGGGAAACGACAAGTGGCATCGCCATTTGTAACGCAGTTAACATGGCAATCCCAACGACCCGAATGACAAGACTCATCCCAGCGTCGCCCGATACCGCAAGCAGACTGCCCGGCGGAAAGATTTGAAAACTCGTGTAGATTCCGTCAAGCAGGATTAAATGCATATCAGAAGCGAGTAGAACAAGTAACGTCAACATGTAATAAAATCGTCCGACGATCGGTGACTGTCCACCAAACATCGGGTCATAAGCGGAAGCCATCGCGAGACCCATCTGCAAATCGATGATCGAACCGGCAATTTGTGGCGCATACAATAAAAAACTAGCAAGTAAGCCAAGCGCTAGACCCACTAAAACTTCCGTTCCCATCCGAAAGAAAAAATCGAAGTCTTCTACTCGAACGTCTGTCTTTACAGCGTAACTCGCAAAGTAAGCAAGACCGGCCGCAAGCGCTAATTTATGTTGCGCTGGTAATTGCTTTGAGGAAAACAATGGAGCCGCGACAAGAAAACCGACGATTCGTCCAAAGACGAGCAAAAAAACACTCAGGAAAGATAGTAACGTCATTTGCGGGAAACCTCAGCGATTTGCTTAAATAAGTCAATCGTAAAGGTCTGTAATTCCTGCATGATCCATGGTCCGAAAAAAACGAGTGCTAAAAATACGGCAACGATCTTTGGAACGAACGATAGCGTCTGTTCCTGAATCTGTGTCGTCGCCTGCAAAATACTGACGAGCAGACCGACGACGAGCGAGACCAGTAATAAGGGAGCTGATACTTTTAGTAATGTCCAGACAGCAGAGCTTGCCAACTGAATAATCATTTCTTGAGTCATCTTCTCTCCCCCTAACGCATACTGACGAGCAGTGATTCAACGATCAGGTGCCAGCCATCGACTAAAATAAATAACAAAAGTTTAAACGGTAAGGCAATCATGACCGGCGGTAACATCATCATCCCCATCGACATCAAGACACTCGAGACGACCATATCAATGACAAGGAATGGAATGAAGATCATGAATCCGATTTGAAAAGCCGTCTTCAATTCACTAATCGCATATGCTGGAACGAGTGCGACGAGTGGGATATCTTCAATCTTTTTCGGTTTTTCATAATTGCCGTATTTTAAGAACAACTCTAAATCATTCGTTCGCGTGTGTTTTGACATGAATCGCTTCATCGTATCCCCAGCTTTATCAAATGCCTCATCTTGACTGATTTTATCTGCCATATACGGTTTCAAGGCTGTCGTGTTCAATTCTGATAAAACGGGTGACATGACGAACAGCGTGATGAACAGTGCCAGTCCAACGAGTAGCTGGTTCGGCGGCGTTTGTTGTGTTCCAAGGGCAGAACGGACAAAAGACAACACGACGACGACACGCGTAAAACAAGTCATCAAGATCAGTAATGAAGGGGCTAACGACAATAATGTCAGCAATACGAGTAGTTTGATCGATGTCGCCGTTCCTGAAGGAGTATCAAGTGAGATTAGATTTTCAATCGTGTTCATGAGCGTCCTCGATTCTTTTGCAATTGTTCGAGTTGTTGTTTGAATGTCTCAAGAAACGGTGAAGATCCCGTTTTAGATGAAGACTCTTCAAGATCCATCGGCTCATATCCCTCTAAATCATCAAGTGTATCTAACAACTGTACGTTCTCTCCAACACCTACGACATAAATCTTGTCCTGCACCTTCACTAACTGGACGGATCGATCCTTTCCTAGTGGTACACCACCTAGGTGA contains:
- the fliP gene encoding flagellar type III secretion system pore protein FliP (The bacterial flagellar biogenesis protein FliP forms a type III secretion system (T3SS)-type pore required for flagellar assembly.), whose translation is MNTIENLISLDTPSGTATSIKLLVLLTLLSLAPSLLILMTCFTRVVVVLSFVRSALGTQQTPPNQLLVGLALFITLFVMSPVLSELNTTALKPYMADKISQDEAFDKAGDTMKRFMSKHTRTNDLELFLKYGNYEKPKKIEDIPLVALVPAYAISELKTAFQIGFMIFIPFLVIDMVVSSVLMSMGMMMLPPVMIALPFKLLLFILVDGWHLIVESLLVSMR
- the fliQ gene encoding flagellar biosynthesis protein FliQ: MTQEMIIQLASSAVWTLLKVSAPLLLVSLVVGLLVSILQATTQIQEQTLSFVPKIVAVFLALVFFGPWIMQELQTFTIDLFKQIAEVSRK
- the flhB gene encoding flagellar biosynthesis protein FlhB — encoded protein: MHSYRLRLDLQYFAGEKTEKATPRKRDDSRKKGQVAKSADLTSSFMLFAMFLVLYFFGPFLGRRFVLVLQDGLSASQVLQAVEEGRVEQILIEMLMQMGILVAPFFLTAVVIGILGNFVQIGVLLSGEAIQPKLDRINPLQGVKRIVSVKALVEFLKSVFKLLVIGVTSGTVLWNNKVEISRLTSEPIGDALAIIGHLTFLLGLSVSIALIALAILDFAYQKFDFEKSIRMSKQDLKDEHKNTEGDPQIKGKIKQQQREMAMRRMMQEIPNADVVITNPTHYAVAIQYDDGKHMAPIVVAKGVDAVAFRIREKATAAEVPIVENRPLARALFAQSEIGMAVDETFYQALAETLAFVYQLKQAK
- a CDS encoding chemotaxis protein CheW, whose amino-acid sequence is MEQKWVVFQLEDNAYGIDVQSVRSIERLIPITRIPNAASYVKGVINLRGVVTPVIDLRARLGFELAKETEETRIIIATLEHGDAGFIVDRANEVVESTDVRIEPLSEQKQEDASYLTAVAKGDQQLFSLIEPNRLFEDIVHA
- a CDS encoding chemotaxis protein CheD, giving the protein MDEIVRIGIAEYAISKHPVILRTAGLGSCVGVVIYDLEQGLSSMAHVMLPDSAISRNRELEVGKFADTAILEVARQLRASGAIRLRAKIAGGAQMFQFKYEHESMRIGERNIAAVKAMLQQVKIPLVAEDVGGTNGRTIEFHSQSGRLVIRTVNVGTLEI
- a CDS encoding MinD/ParA family protein, producing the protein MMREDQARVLRSKVTVKETKTIAIVSGKGGVGKTNVAVNLGVALSLQEKRVLLIDLDIGMANIGILFGKSSKSSLMECVKRRESLQHAIVEQSPSLHFIHGGSGFAELTNLTKEDVMFLLREFQFFYEYDYVLLDLGAGANHQTFDFISSADEAWLIVTPEPTSIMDGYAFVKLAHHHATDLPISVVVNRATNGGEALETFDRLALVSQQFLQKPLRFTGFLPEDATVVKAVKAQMPFYLMDRTSDVSWRLDHITTSLTGVQVKERKFLDRLLHRLKKRKDHVR
- the fliR gene encoding flagellar biosynthetic protein FliR — its product is MTLLSFLSVFLLVFGRIVGFLVAAPLFSSKQLPAQHKLALAAGLAYFASYAVKTDVRVEDFDFFFRMGTEVLVGLALGLLASFLLYAPQIAGSIIDLQMGLAMASAYDPMFGGQSPIVGRFYYMLTLLVLLASDMHLILLDGIYTSFQIFPPGSLLAVSGDAGMSLVIRVVGIAMLTALQMAMPLVVSLFLVDLALGFLAKTAPQFNIFAIGFSVKLLMGYVILFLLAGATITGIGRFVPLLQDVLADAIRLLGG
- a CDS encoding chemotaxis protein CheA: MDLNEYVGLFLDESMEHLQAINTSLLVFEERRDDEAVIDQIFRSAHTLKGMAGTMGYDAIADLTHEMESALDLVRSKKQPATAELIDVLFVAAEQLETMVEDISRGGKGKLDVTETVRRLQQFIRPEQEEIVPVTPIVASQTFECDVYSEAVVKQSIASGYQAYIVHVELSADVILKAARVYMVFDRLQQLGDVILSNPTSDELEQEHFETTFSVLFVTQQDQVTIQEAIASVSEVATVTIDTFETTPEAEVATSTLPQEVPVTTSVSASVASPESSDQTDLSAPVASKTIRVNLERIDRLMNLFEEFIIDRGRLERIAAEVSSPELTDTVERIKRGTNELQSLVLTLRMMPIEQVFNRFPRMVRSVSKDVGKHIKLHITGAETELDRTVIDEIGDPLVHLIRNAIDHGIENKAERILANKPVEGNLSLRAYHSGNRVFIEIEDDGAGINHERVTRIAIEKGLITEEEAMQLTMEEASMLLFAPGFSTAEEVTDLSGRGVGLDVVKSKIESLGGEVFVETRRGEGTIFRISLPLTLSIISAMLVELGQETYAIPLTAIIETTSLRKSAILQAHREKVFDFRGQLVPLISLNEVYGLPQHEAEAYSVVVVRSGEKLAGLIVSELIGQQEIVMKPLGSYLEGIRAISGATILGDGQVALIIDSNALLRK
- a CDS encoding flagellar biosynthesis protein FlhF, producing MIVKKVTADSVSEAMERIKRELGNDAIILNTRHIKVGGFFGLFAKKKVELVASVDEHVSSEPVVSKQATSRQEVVEIIQPVPVRPTIVTVGERPLPKELRHYAPLLAEPALQQVSERLHERLLTAYYQTQQTELTDLLTEEVKASLRVTPSTARYVMLTGPTGVGKTTTIAKLAAHHALIKNQRVGLITTDTYRISAIEQLKTYADILGIPIHVAYDLDDFERAKQALASCDIVLVDTAGRNFLDEAYVEQLRSRHDFADTDVFLVLSLTSKYRDLLQIHDRFGKIPLSGIVFSKADETSELWSIFGLATETKLPIYCVTTGQEVPEDITFATADELSRMIVERGMR
- a CDS encoding chemotaxis protein CheC, encoding MLNPNERDILREVGNIGAGHAATALSTLLGQPIEIEVPSAELEDFTTIVERSGGAETYTAGALLRFSGDIQATLLFLMPLRDAEKLVSQLMQTEFHFFSESHEMGVSAWEEIGNILIGAYARAISDWLNLSLHVSVPASAFDMVGALLEVALLESTTPGNMAVYIDTHLSSAGNDLTGHLLLLPEANAFQTVFERLGVDMNG
- the flhA gene encoding flagellar biosynthesis protein FlhA, whose translation is MSISTRDLTVLLGVIMIVFMLVIPLPAIMLDFLIIINILIALMVLLVAMNAKEALEFSVFPTLLLIVTLFRLALNVSTTRAILSNGNGGEVIEAFGNFVVGGKPLVGFVVFLILVLIQFLVITKGSERVSEVSARFTLDAMPGKQMAIDADLNSGMIDELQARTRRQKIQSEADFYGAMDGASKFVKGDAIAGIIIVIINLIFGMIIGVVQQGLPMADSVELYTLLTVGDGLVSQIPALLISVATGIIVTRSTSDGNLGEDVIGQLARTPLLVGIAAGAIFFLGLFTAIPDYVTMPIAALFGFFAWRMKQTTKTMQEEVAVEEAPSENLRSSESVISLLNVDTIEFEFGYGLIPLADEAQGGDLLDRVVMIRRQLALELGFVLPTVRIRDHLQLSPNQYRIKIRGSEMASGELLLDHYLAMSPGVDDPEIRGIETVEPAFGMPALWIDEQTRSRAEMSGYTVVDPPSVVATHLTELLKKHAAELLGREETKQLVDHLKESHPILVEEVTPQLLSIGELQKVFVQLLKEKVSIRNLPLIFETLADYAAVTKDSELLAEYVRQSLSRQITEQVMQGDVLHVVTISSEMELDIQSAIQKTEFGNYLALDPEKATRFIETLQERAMEFERYGAHPIILTSPSIRMFVRQLTERYFPDIPILSYNELMPTIEVKSIGVI